aatcccagtGTCCCCATTAAGGAGggggaaataaattttttattagctttcttaaaaaataattttttttaaataaaaggaatggAGGATATTAACCTATTGCTTTAGGGGTTTCCATTTATCCTCTCCTATTCAATTAACAAAGGTCAATTAATTAGGTTGTACTATGTGAGCTAACAGAttcattatgtattctgtttGCCTAAAGTTTAAAATGACTACTTATTTGTATATCTTGCTGATTTAAAATTCTGTTGGCATACTCTGGTTTTGAATGGTCCTAGTGGGCTTTTTGGTATCCTCATTCTCATACTGCTTTCTACTGTTACTCTAGTACCTTTCTTCCATGTCTTCAAAAACCAGATGAAAGCATGAATGAGGAACTTTGGAGGGAAAGTCTTCCAGGTGGAATATCAGTGAATTTAACTTTAACTTTGTTCTCTTTCTTAGCATCCTTCTTACAGTTCTCCATGATGCCACAGAGAGCTGGAAACGATCCCCCTGGTGTTTCAAATACAAGTGAAATGGAACTGGAGATAAGTAGCATGAGAGAAAAATTTCTCACCAGTGTAACTAAGTTAGTAGAAAGCAAAAGTTACAATAGCAAggtattttccaaagaaaagtaCTTTCAAACAATAAAGGAAGTCAAAGAAGctaaggagaaggggaagaagtCATCACGTGATTATCGTCGAGCAGCAAAATACGACGTGATCTCTGTACAAGGCACAGAGAAACTAATAGAGGCAACTCATGGAGAACGAGATCGAGTACGGTATTATGTACATAAGGAGGAGCTGTTTGACATTCTTCATGATACACATCTCAATATCGGACATGGCGGGCGGACGCGCATGCTCAAGGAACTGCAGGGGAAATACGGGAATGTCACCAAAGAGGTCATCGTCTTGTATCTGACTCTGTGTAAACAGTGCCACCAGAAGAACCCAGTACCCAAGAGAGGCCCTCCACCTAAGCCCATGCCATTGAAGGACACTGACTCCAGATGCAAAGTGGAAATACTTGACATGCAGTCAAATGCTGATGGCGAGTTCAggtttattttatattatcaggACCACTTGaccaagtttattattttacggCCATTAAAAGCCAAACAGGCCCACGAGGTGGTGAGTGTCCTATTGGATATTTTCACAATTCTTGGTACACCCAGTGTGTTAGAATCTGACAGTGGCGTGGAGCTGACAAACCAGGTTGTTAATGAGCTCAATGAGGTATGGCCAGACCTAAAGATCGTCTCTGGTAAGTACCACCCTAGCCAAGGCCAGGGCTCCCTGGAGCGAGCAAGCCATGATGTCAAGAGCATGCTAAGTGCCTGGATGCAGAGTCACCACTCATGTCACTGGGCTGAAGGCCTGCGATTCATGCAGATGGAGAGGAATCAGGCCTTTGATGTTTCTCTGCAGCAGAGTCCATATGAAGCAATGTTTGGTTGCAAAGCCAAATTTGGACTCTATTCCTCTCACCTACCCCGGGAAACTGTGGctattttacaaacagaagaaGAACTAGAAGTTGCTGAAGAACAGCTAGAAAGCAGCCTTTGGATCAGGCAGGAAGAAAGGGCTGAGGTTGGAGCAGACAGATCTGATATGGATGAGGACGTCAACCCCACTCCTCCTGAAGTTGCAGAGCCCAGCACCTCACAGGGGGCCCCAGGTCTGTTCTGCTGGTGAACAGACACCTGCTGGCTGGACACTCACAGTGCCTCAGGGTACCACTAGCCATCTGAGAACTGTTGCCAAGGTCCCCGGGGAAGGAACGAAGGCCGCAGTCTCAGGAAGGCTGTCTGCGGTAGTCCTGGCTCAGAGGGGAGAAGTGGATCAGGTCTCTGATGTAGGGCTGTTGTAACAAGTTGCCATAAACGTGGAgccttaaaacaacagacatttattctctcgattttctggaggccagaggtccgAAATCAAGTTGTCGGCAGGCTTTGTTTCTTCTGAAGGCTCTGAGGAAGAGTCCATGCCATGACCTTCTTCCTTTGGTGACTGCTGACAAGCCttggcatttcttggcttgtagtAGCATAAATCCAGACTCTGCCTCGTCTTCACGTGAGTCTTCGCATGCCttctctcctctgtgtgtgtgtgtgctccttTTCTGTCTTACAGGACACCATTGGGCACCAAATCTGTGTCATTGGATTTGGGGCCCATTTTAACTGAAGATGGTCTCATCTCGAGATCCTTACCTTGATTACACCTGCAAAGGCCCTTTTTCCAAGTCAGGTCACGTTGACGGGTGCTTGGGGTTTGGACTTGGACATACCTTTGGGGGATGCAGCTCTACCAGCTACAATCAGTTAGAAGAGTGTGTTTGCCTGCAGAACATGAACTGATGGGCTCTTAAGCCTGTAGAGCTGATGGGGCTGCCCTACACACGTCTACTACATATTCCTTCCCCTGCCTCGTCCTGCTCAGACACAGAACCCAAAAGATGGGGCATCTGAGAAAAAGATGTAGATGCAGGATAAATAGTGAGAAGAAAAGAGATTGATGTAACATGCCTCAGAGAGTGGCTGCCCCACCAGCTGAGCTctgtttcctgtttcaagagAAACCTACTGTGCCACTCCCGCTCCTAGAGTGGCCCACACGGATTATTGCGTGACCTGcctgaaacatattttaaaagtggGTCAGAATTATGGCACGGCTGGGATTTGAATCTGAGTCTGCCACTTTTCCACAGAAAAGCATGTTGTATTCCCGGAATGCGTCAGTGCATTCCAGGAAGTGACCAGAGTAGGGGAATAAATAACTAAGAACTCTGGAGCAAAATGCAAAAGTTGGCCTGATGTCACTGCTCCAACCAGAGAAGAACAGAGCAGGGCCAGTCTGGGTCATGGTTCAGAGTAAAAGGAAGGATAATGCCCAGGATCTGTGCACTGCTAGGTTCCCGAGGCCTGGAAGAGTACCTAGCCCATCAGAGGTGTTCAGTTAACAATTGGTTGAGTGAATAAGTGATTCTACAGAGATGGATGCAGGGGAAGAGAAAGGGCCTGCAGTCCTTTATTCTCCTGTTCATTCTTCCTGCATATCCCAGAGCGAGCTAAAAACCGTTCTGATTGCCCCTGGTGCTGGTTTCCTCTTCTGAAAGGGACAAGAGCAGTCCTGATGCcacctgcctcacagggttgTGAAAGGTGGTGAGATAATGCAGATGAAATTCTACGATGTGAATTGTCCTTGGTGCCAGCAGATCTTGTCCTCCACTGAGAGAGAGCTGGAGATCTCTGTCCATTGCCATTACTTTGCTGATTGAACAGTGTTAAGTTGGATATCCAGGGAGCCTGCGTCATTATTAGAAAGGCGATGGTGTCACTTCCCAGCTTGTTTTGGGATCCAGAATCTTGCTCTGTCCTTGGCCAGCACCTCACTCTCCATTCTTCctttgtccctcagcctcacaggGCCTGGGAGGCCCAACTTGACTGATgttaccatccctcccaccagtGTCCTAGTACCTCCTGGTTTGTGGGCAAACCGGGAACCACATCATCAGCTCGTGTGGGTGAGAGGTGAAATGAGGCTCTATGCCGCCGTCTTTCCCAGGGGATGGCTACAAATAACTTGGGTTTCCGGAGCTGCTGCATAAGTCTtcctcttttgctttttaatgttGGCAGTGGAGAGAGTTGAAGGTGGACACCTAGACCTAGTCCAGCCTTACTCTGCATTACCACATTTCAGCACCTGCAGCAGAAGTCACCAACTAGTGCGCCACTGTTTGCTTTCAGTTTGCAAATGTATTTTGTCCacattaatgttttttaaatttaaaatattaattgccATCACTTTCAAAACGGAagatttcatataaaaattcggATGTCTAGCACCTCTTGAAAACTTGGAAGATCTGGTCCCACCTGGTCCACATTTCTGCATGGCAGCAAATGGCTGGAGCTAAGTGGTGACACTCCACCCCAGCCCGCCCCCACCATCCATGCCTGATTCTCCACTTGGCCGCCATCTGGGCCACCCAGAGGTTCTGCATATGGATTTCTGTGCCGCATCGCTAAAGAAAGGCAAGTGAAATCAGAATGTGAATAAAGGCCAGAAACAGAATCATGTATCTAGGAATTCATGGTAAAAGTGGCATTTCACATCAGTGAGAAGGGTTAGATTATTCAATTAATGGTGCtgatcaattatacctcaataaaaacaaacaacagtgCCAGATCATATAGCTGTTCATctgaaatttaggttgtttccacagcttggctattgtgaatgatagTGCAGTCAGTGAACATGGATGTGCAAATATagatcctgatttcagttcttttgggggaaaataatgcagaattgggattgctggaatatgtttttttaatttctatttctaattttttgaggaaccttcatgaTATTTTTATAGTTGCATATTTTACCTTCCCATTGACAGTGTACCAGAGttatttttccacatccttgccaacactttggattgtttttttttgtaatatcattactaacaagtgtgaggtgatatctcattttgtttttgatttacatttccctgataaccattgatgttgaccatcttttcatgtacctgctgcctttttgtgtatcttctttggaaaaatgtctcttcaagtcctttgcctgttttttaattggtcttttggattttttgctattgagctgAAGAAGTTCCTTaactattttgttttgttgttgttgttgtttttaattttttttttttagatgggaggaggtaattaggttttatttatttctttttagcggaggtaccggggactgaacccaggacctcgtgcttgctaagcatgcgctctaccgcttgagctataccctcgctGCCGTGGGTATGTATGTTACTCATGCTGAAACTCACTTTATTCCAAACTCACTTTCCGTTGCCTTCATATTGACAGATCGTGCTTGTTCCCTAAAgcagtgattctttttttttttttttatgaggcaggggtaatta
This portion of the Vicugna pacos chromosome 16, VicPac4, whole genome shotgun sequence genome encodes:
- the KRBA2 gene encoding KRAB-A domain-containing protein 2 codes for the protein MLDSYKNVVPQASFLQFSMMPQRAGNDPPGVSNTSEMELEISSMREKFLTSVTKLVESKSYNSKVFSKEKYFQTIKEVKEAKEKGKKSSRDYRRAAKYDVISVQGTEKLIEATHGERDRVRYYVHKEELFDILHDTHLNIGHGGRTRMLKELQGKYGNVTKEVIVLYLTLCKQCHQKNPVPKRGPPPKPMPLKDTDSRCKVEILDMQSNADGEFRFILYYQDHLTKFIILRPLKAKQAHEVVSVLLDIFTILGTPSVLESDSGVELTNQVVNELNEVWPDLKIVSGKYHPSQGQGSLERASHDVKSMLSAWMQSHHSCHWAEGLRFMQMERNQAFDVSLQQSPYEAMFGCKAKFGLYSSHLPRETVAILQTEEELEVAEEQLESSLWIRQEERAEVGADRSDMDEDVNPTPPEVAEPSTSQGAPGLFCW